Proteins encoded within one genomic window of Chloroflexota bacterium:
- a CDS encoding ATP-binding protein, with translation MNPVPELSPYLKQLRLSGILDSLEARNRQAIDSKLAYTEFLALLIQDEVARREQKKFALRLRRAAFRATKTLDQFDFERLPSVNRALVHDLATGRYLGERAPVLIVGPCGTGKSHLAQALGHCAVRQGVDVVFGTCAALTASLNAARATGAYDRKLTALARVPLLIIDDFGLKPLRPPADEDLHDLIAERYEQVATVVTSNLDFTEWDQAFPANRLLASATLDRLRHNAYCLVLDGHSYRAPKLAPTNTKSRVANNSKTTHS, from the coding sequence ATGAACCCCGTCCCTGAGCTCTCGCCATACCTGAAGCAGCTGCGCCTCTCGGGCATCCTCGATTCGCTGGAAGCGAGAAACCGCCAGGCGATCGATTCCAAGCTCGCCTATACCGAATTCCTCGCGTTGCTGATCCAGGACGAAGTCGCCCGGCGCGAGCAGAAGAAGTTCGCGCTGCGCCTTCGGCGAGCCGCGTTTCGCGCCACCAAGACGCTCGACCAGTTCGACTTCGAGCGCCTGCCCTCGGTCAACCGCGCGCTCGTTCACGACCTCGCCACCGGCCGCTACCTGGGTGAGCGCGCTCCCGTGCTCATCGTCGGACCCTGCGGCACCGGCAAGAGCCATCTCGCGCAAGCCCTCGGCCACTGCGCCGTGCGCCAAGGCGTCGACGTCGTCTTCGGCACCTGTGCCGCGCTCACCGCGAGCCTGAATGCCGCGCGCGCCACTGGCGCCTACGACCGCAAACTCACCGCGCTCGCCCGCGTGCCGCTCTTGATCATCGATGACTTCGGCCTGAAACCGCTTCGCCCGCCCGCCGACGAAGATCTCCACGACTTGATCGCCGAGCGCTACGAACAGGTCGCCACCGTCGTCACCTCCAACCTCGACTTCACCGAGTGGGATCAGGCCTTCCCCGCCAACCGGCTCCTGGCATCGGCAACGCTCGATCGGCTGCGCCACAACGCCTACTGCCTGGTGCTCGACGGCCACTCTTACCGAGCGCCGAAACTCGCTCCGACCAACACCAAATCGAGAGTTGCCAACAACTCCAAAACCACGCATTCTTGA
- a CDS encoding IS21 family transposase — MFQYRQVLVRMRQGDSDRDIKRSRLMGRPKAAELRALAIERGWLDGASALPEDAEIAAALGAHRRAASTISGLEPYRATVERWFAQGVSGVAIHAVLRREHGYAGSYSAVRRMLAALRAALPPDATVPLVFAPGEAGQVDFGTGPVLVDPATGELRRTWCFVMTLCFSRHQYVEFVWDQTVATWLGCHRRAFEWFAAVPERLIIDNPKCAITKASIHDPLVQRAYAECAEGYGFRIDPCPPADPQKKGIVESGVKYVKGNFLPIRSFRDLADLNAQGRRWAMEEAGVRIHGTTREAPLVRFELERPLMKPLPAIAPDLGSWHGVTVHRDCHVQHERVLYSVPYLLVGKRLWLRATDGSVSIFEDYRLVATHPRGRKPGQRFTVGAHLPPEAQAFFLQDRAWCAKQAAAVGPACAELVARLLTDRIVERLRAAQGLLRLAKPYGRERLEAACARALYHATVQYRSVKNILVGGHDALPLPSASEPASPYASAARFARDAQSLFDTDERLPH; from the coding sequence ATGTTCCAGTACAGGCAGGTCCTGGTGCGTATGCGCCAGGGGGATTCCGACCGCGACATCAAGCGCTCGCGGCTGATGGGCCGGCCCAAGGCCGCGGAGCTGCGCGCTCTGGCGATCGAGCGCGGCTGGCTCGATGGGGCCTCGGCGCTGCCCGAGGACGCAGAGATCGCGGCCGCCCTGGGGGCGCACCGGCGGGCGGCCTCCACCATTTCGGGCCTCGAGCCCTACCGGGCGACCGTGGAGCGTTGGTTCGCGCAAGGCGTCTCGGGGGTGGCCATCCACGCGGTGCTGCGGCGTGAGCACGGCTACGCGGGGAGCTACTCCGCGGTGCGCCGCATGCTCGCGGCGCTGCGGGCGGCGTTGCCCCCTGATGCGACGGTGCCGCTGGTGTTTGCCCCGGGCGAGGCCGGCCAAGTCGACTTCGGCACCGGACCCGTGCTCGTCGATCCGGCCACGGGTGAGCTGCGCCGCACCTGGTGCTTCGTGATGACGCTGTGCTTCTCGCGCCACCAGTACGTCGAGTTCGTCTGGGACCAGACGGTGGCCACGTGGCTAGGCTGCCACCGGCGGGCGTTCGAATGGTTCGCCGCGGTCCCTGAGCGCCTGATCATCGACAACCCCAAGTGCGCGATCACCAAGGCGAGCATCCACGACCCGCTGGTGCAGCGGGCGTATGCCGAATGCGCGGAAGGTTACGGATTCCGCATCGATCCGTGTCCACCGGCTGATCCGCAGAAGAAGGGCATCGTCGAATCCGGGGTCAAGTACGTGAAGGGCAACTTCCTTCCCATCCGGAGCTTCCGCGATCTGGCGGATCTGAATGCGCAGGGCCGGCGCTGGGCAATGGAGGAGGCCGGCGTTCGCATCCACGGCACGACGCGCGAGGCACCGCTTGTGCGCTTCGAGCTGGAGCGCCCGCTCATGAAGCCGCTTCCCGCGATCGCCCCGGACCTGGGCAGCTGGCACGGCGTCACGGTGCACCGCGACTGCCACGTGCAGCACGAGCGGGTGCTGTACTCCGTGCCCTATCTGCTCGTGGGCAAGCGCCTGTGGCTGCGCGCTACCGACGGCTCGGTGTCGATCTTCGAGGACTATCGGCTCGTGGCCACGCACCCGCGCGGACGCAAACCGGGGCAACGCTTCACCGTCGGCGCGCACCTGCCGCCCGAGGCGCAGGCGTTCTTCCTGCAGGACCGCGCCTGGTGCGCCAAGCAAGCTGCCGCCGTGGGTCCCGCGTGCGCCGAGCTCGTCGCGCGCCTGCTCACCGACCGCATCGTCGAGCGGCTGCGCGCGGCGCAGGGGCTGCTGCGCTTGGCCAAGCCCTACGGCCGCGAGCGCCTGGAAGCGGCCTGCGCGCGCGCCCTGTATCACGCCACCGTCCAGTACCGCAGCGTCAAGAACATCCTCGTGGGCGGCCACGACGCGCTGCCCCTGCCTTCGGCGAGCGAGCCCGCCTCCCCGTATGCGAGTGCCGCACGCTTCGCGCGCGACGCCCAGAGCCTCTTTGACACCGATGAGCGCCTGCCGCACTGA